The following are from one region of the Mangifera indica cultivar Alphonso chromosome 14, CATAS_Mindica_2.1, whole genome shotgun sequence genome:
- the LOC123196351 gene encoding ankyrin repeat domain-containing protein 50-like, whose product MPVFSVSVKQVVPVDYETEVSQRLLEATLSGDVLSATECIADPYVDVNFIGAVCLKTRKTELLLREESASEVRLEFEEFKTDVTALFLAAHNGNVSLVKKLLSAGADVNQKLFRGFATTVAVREGHLEILEILLKAGASQPACEEALLEASCQGRAKLSELLMGSDLIRPHVAVHALVMACCRGFVDVVVTIMKCGVDVNATDRFLLQSFKPSLHTNVDCTPLVVAVVSRQVSVVRLLLQAGAQTDIKVRLGAWSWDTTTGEEYRVGAGLAEPYAITWCAVEYFEVSGSILRMLLQYISPDSPHYGRTLLHHAILCDNAGAVNVLLSCGINIECPIITTPETEFRPIHIAARFGSSTILQSLIDFGCDVNSKTKSGDTALMICAKHKQEECLKVLAKAGADFGLVNVAGQSTSSIAESNRWSLGFQQVVIDLIKAGKILKSSNTSVFSPLLFVAQSGDTDALKALFQWGEVNLDYQDDNGFSAVMVATLNGHVEVFRLLVFAGADVKLLNKSGKTAIMLSELNQNRDLFEKVMLEFELAKGNRFAGGFYALHCAARRGDLNAVRLLTSRGYDVNVPDGNGYTPLMLAAKEGHGPMCELLIRSGAICDIKNAKGETALSLARKITSSKNDAERVILDELALKTVLSGAQVLKHTKGGKGTPHSKDIRMLASGELRWGNSRRKNVICQSAELGPSPLFRRNRQHKGDAEPGVFRVVTTKNKEVHFVCKGGLEIAELWARGIMLVKRDVGCGK is encoded by the exons ATGCCGGTGTTTTCAGTCTCCGTTAAGCAGGTGGTGCCGGTGGACTACGAGACTGAGGTTTCTCAGAGACTTCTGGAAGCCACGCTTTCCGGTGATGTGCTATCTGCAACGGAGTGCATCGCCGATCCGTACGTGGATGTTAACTTTATCGGCGCCGTTTGCTTGAAGACGAGGAAGACGGAGTTGTTGCTGCGTGAGGAATCGGCGAGCGAAGTTCGCCTTGAGTTTGAGGAGTTTAAAACTGACGTTACAGCTCTGTTCTTAGCTGCTCATAATGGAAATGTTTCTCTAGTGAAGAAGCTACTG AGTGCTGGAGCTGATGTGAACCAGAAGCTCTTCAGGGGGTTCGCAACGACGGTAGCAGTGAGGGAGGGCCATCTTGAGATTCTGGAGATCTTGCTCAAAGCTGGGGCTTCTCAGCCTGCTTGTGAAGAGGCCTTGTTAGAAGCAAGCTGCCAGGGTCGGGCAAAGCTTTCAGAGCTGCTCATGGGCTCTGATTTGATTCGGCCCCACGTTGCTGTGCATGCTCTTGTCATGGCATGCTGCAGGGGATTTGTCGATGTGGTGGTCACCATCATGAAG TGTGGAGTTGATGTGAATGCAACTGATCGATTTCTGCTACAGTCATTTAAGCCTTCTCTTCACACAAATGTAGACTGTACTCCACTTGTCGTTGCTGTTGTTAGTAGGCAGGTCTCTGTTGTCCGTTTATTACTACAG GCTGGTGCACAAACAGATATTAAAGTAAGACTTGGAGCATGGTCATGGGACACCACTACTGGTGAAGAATATCGAGTTGGTGCTGGATTAGCTGAACCCTATGCGATCACCTGGTGTGCAGTAGAGTATTTTGAAGTTAGTGGTTCCATCTTACGCATGCTACTGCAATATATCTCCCCTGATAGTCCTCACTATGGAAGAACCCTACTTCACCATGCAATCCTATGTGACAATGCAGGGGCAGTCAATGTCCTGCTGAGCTGTGGTATCAATATAGAATGCCCTATAATAACAACCCCAGAAACTGAGTTCCGTCCTATACACATTGCTGCACGTTTTGGCTCATCCACCATTCTTCAATCCCTGATTGATTTTGGTTGTGATGTGAACTCTAAGACAAAATCTGGTGACACAGCTCTTATGATCTGTGCAAAACACAAGCAAGAAGAGTGTCTTAAGGTTTTGGCCAAGGCTGGTGCTGATTTTGGGTTAGTCAATGTTGCTGGTCAGTCCACAAGTTCAATTGCTGAGTCAAACCGGTGGTCCCTTGGTTTTCAACAAGTGGTAATAGATCTAATTAAAGCTGGGAAAATTCTAAAATCAAGCAATACATCAGTCTTCTCTCCCCTGTTGTTTGTAGCCCAATCTGGTGATACTGATGCCCTAAAAGCTCTCTTTCAATGGGGAGAGGTTAATCTTGATTATCAGGATGATAATGGATTTTCTGCTGTCATGGTTGCTACCTTGAATGGTCATGTTGAAGTCTTTCGTCTATTGGTATTTGCTGGGGCTGATGTTAAGCTACTCAACAAATCTGGAAAAACTGCAATTATGCTTTCTGAGTTGAACCAGAACCGCGACCTTTTTGAGAAGGTGATGCTTGAATTTGAACTTGCAAAGGGTAACCGGTTTGCTGGGGGGTTCTATGCTTTACATTGTGCAGCACGTCGTGGGGACTTGAATGCAGTCAGGTTGTTGACGAGTAGGGGTTATGATGTTAATGTCCCTGATGGTAATGGCTATACTCCACTCATGTTAgcagcaaaagaaggccatggaCCTATGTGTGAACTGTTGATTAGAAGTGGAGCCATTTGTGATATTAAGAATGCTAAAGGTGAAACAGCTCTCTCTCTTGCACGAAAGATTACCAGTTCAAAAAATGATGCAGAACGAGTGATTTTAGATGAGCTTGCTCTCAAGACAGTGTTAAGTGGTGCCCAGGTACTTAAACACACCAAGGGAGGCAAAGGAACCCCACATAGTAAAGATATAAGAATGTTGGCGTCAGGAGAACTACGGTGGGGAAATTCCAGGCGTAAAAATGTGATATGCCAATCAGCAGAATTGGGGCCAAGCCCGTTGTTTAGGAGGAATAGGCAGCATAAAGGTGATGCTGAACCAGGAGTGTTTCGAGTAGTGACCACCAAGAATAAGGAGGTGCATTTTGTGTGCAAGGGTGGGTTGGAAATTGCTGAGCTGTGGGCGAGGGGAATAATGCTTGTGAAGAGGGACGTCGGTTGTGGTAAATAG
- the LOC123196355 gene encoding mitochondrial pyruvate carrier 1-like produces MEILKNFWKSPIGPRTTHFWGPVFNWSLPIAAYADRNKPPEQISGRMTGVLCVYSALFMRFAWMIQPRNLHLLVCHVANETVQLYQLSRWAKAQGFSQQKIEGPEKAET; encoded by the exons ATGGAAATTCTCAAGAACTTTTGGAAAAGTCCTATTGGTCCCAGAACAACTCACTTTTGGGGCCCTGTTTTTAACTGGAGTCTTCCTATTGCA GCATATGCAGACAGAAATAAACCACCTGAACAAATCTCTGGAAGGATGACAGGag TTTTGTGTGTTTATTCTGCGTTGTTCATGAGGTTTGCCTGGATGATTCAACCTCGCAACTTACATCTTTTAGTATGTCATGTTGCCAATGAGACTGTGCAACTCTATCAATTATCACGATGGGCAAAGGCTCAAGG GTTCTCACAGCAGAAGATAGAGGGACCTGAAAAGGCTGAGACATAG
- the LOC123196354 gene encoding phosducin-like protein 3, which produces MGDYHFVYKDVEGASTQWDDIQRKLGNLPPKAPAFKPPPFEPAPDQDSLPKDKSWVDQKTEEELEELEDDPDLDDDRFLEEYRKKRLAEMREAAKLSRFGSVMPISGSDFVREVSQAPPDVWVVVILYKEGFPECGLLMQCLEELARKYPATKFVKIISTDCIPNYPDRNLPTLLVYNNGAVKANYVGLHSFGRRCTPEGVALVLCQSDPVLNDGQNGSDPSRKTVIDGVRRSFIEKVVAEHEDDDDGSSSD; this is translated from the exons ATGGGAGATTATCATTTTGTATACAAAGACGTGGAAGGAGCGTCGACACAGTGGGACGATATTCAAAGAAAGCTTGGAAATTTACCACCTAAGGCACCCGCCTTCAAGCCACCTCCTTTCGAACCGGCACCTGACCAAGATTCACTCCCCAAGGACAAGTCATGGGTCGACCAGAAAACTGAAGAAGAGCTTGAAGAGTTGGAGGACGATCCCGATCTTGATGATGACCGCTTCCTTGAAGAATACAG GAAAAAGAGATTAGCTGAGATGAGAGAAGCAGCTAAGCTTTCGAGGTTTGGATCAGTAATGCCAATTTCAGGATCAGATTTCGTACGAGAGGTTTCTCAAGCTCCCCCAGATGTTTGGGTTGTTGTGATCCTCTACAAGGAAGG ATTTCCTGAGTGTGGGCTGTTGATGCAATGCTTGGAAGAATTGGCGAGAAAATACCCAgcaacaaaatttgttaaaataatatcaacagATTGCATTCCTAACTACCCGGATCGTAACCTTCCTACTCTATTGGTTTACAACAATGGTGCTGTCAAAGCAAATTATGTGGGTTTGCATAGTTTTGGCCGGAGATGCACACCGGAgg GTGTTGCACTAGTTCTCTGTCAATCAGATCCTGTTCTAAATGATGGTCAGAATGGGAGTGATCCATCAAGAAAAACTGTGATTGACGGAGTTAGAAGGAGTTTTATAGAGAAAGTTGTGGCAGAGCATGAAGATGATGACGATGGCTCATCAAGTGATTAG
- the LOC123196352 gene encoding COP9 signalosome complex subunit 3-like, protein MQSVESLVTQIQGLSSTAADTAALNNYLKAAEDSLRSDSTRLLSFLDQLDPSKHSLGFLYFLEPCVYGSITKERASTLVPIIAQFITSCAPEQIRLASDKFITVCKKLKDMVMLLEAPIRGVGPMLTAIHKIQPSTEHLTPLHPEFLQLCLLAKCYKTGLSVLEDDIYEINLPRDFFLYCYYGGMILIGQKRFRRALELLHNVVTAPMSSINAIAVEAYKKYILVSLVLHGQFSTNLPKYTSSAAQRNLKNFCQIYIELVNTYNTGKVSELEIFVQTNREKFESDNNLGLVKQVVSSMYKRNIQRLTQTYLTLSLQDIANTVQLNSSKEAEMHVLQMIQDGEIYATINQKDGMVRFLEDPEQYKTCEMIDCIDSSIHRIMALSKKLTAMDELLSCDPLYLAKVGRERQKFDFDDFDTVPQKFNI, encoded by the exons ATGCAGTCGGTTGAAAGTTTGGTTACACAAATCCAAGGGCTGTCGAGCACGGCAGCTGACACCGCAGCCCTTAACAATTACTTGAAAGCAGCCGAGGATTCTCTCCGCTCTGATTCGACTCGACTGTTGTCGTTTCTTGACCAGCTTGACCCCTCCAAACACTCTCTCGGTTTCCTTTATTTCTT GGAGCCGTGCGTGTATGGTTCGATAACAAAAGAGCGAGCTAGTACACTGGTTCCCATCATTGCCCAGTTTATTACATCTTGTGCTCCAGAGCAGATTCGTCTGGCATCTGATAAGT TTATCACTGTTTGTAAGAAGCTTAAGGATATGGTGATGTTGCTTGAAGCACCCATCAGAGGCGTGGGACCAATGCTGACTGCTATCCACAAGATTCAGCCTTCCACTGAGCATTTGACTCCACTGCATCCAGAGTTTCTGCAACTTTGTTTATTAGCAAAGTGTTATAAAACGGGTCTTTCTGTTCTAGAGGATGATATTTACGAGATTAATCTGCCAAGggatttttttctctattgttACTATGG TGGGATGATACTTATTGGACAAAAGCGTTTTCGGAGAGCTTTGGAGCTTCTACACAAT GTTGTGACTGCTCCTATGTCTTCAATCAATGCTATAGCTGTGGAAgcttacaaaaaatatatattggtttCCCTCGTGCTCCACGGACAA TTTTCTACCAACCTCCCTAAGTACACTTCTTCAGCAGCTCAGAGGAATCTAAAGAACTTCTGTCAG ATCTACATTGAATTAGTGAATACTTACAACACTGGCAAAGTTTCAGAACTGGAGATATTTGTTCAGACAAATAGGGAGAAATTTGAAAGT GACAACAATCTTGGACTAGTGAAGCAGGTTGTATCATCCATGTATAAGCGTAATATCCAGCGATTGACACAGACGTATTTGACTCTCTCCCTTCAAGATATAGCCAACACAGTGCAACTTAACAGCTCCAAGGAGGCAGAAATGCATGTGCTTCAAATG atacAAGATGGTGAGATATATGCAACAATCAATCAGAAGGATGGAATGGTTAGGTTTTTGGAGGATCCTGAACAATATAAAACATGTGAGATGATAGATTGTATTGACTCTTCAATCCATAG GATAATGGCCTTGTCAAAGAAACTCACTGCTATGGATGAACTTCTATCATGTGATCCATTGTACCTAGCAAAG gtcgggagggagagacagaaatttgattttgatgactttgatacCGTTCCACAGAAGTTCAATATTTAA
- the LOC123196342 gene encoding probable adenylate kinase 7, mitochondrial isoform X2 has product MVGLTRPRAAALLLCQLCKTRAYGSSAAAQLQYDYYDEEYDLDGENSWMAPRIGSAESSPKRGVHWVLIGDPGVKKHVYAERLWKLLEVPHISMGSLVRQELNPRSSLYKQIANAVNEGKLVREDVIFALLSKRLEEGYYRGENGFILDGIPRTRIQAEILDQIVDIDLVVNFKCTEEHLVKKNLDGEAFSSRWEFLSTRSSRFSTVEATAAWNEKFRIYAGQETEETC; this is encoded by the exons ATGGTCGGACTTACCAGACCGAGAGCTGCCGCGTTGCTGCTCTGCCAACTGTGTAAAACCAGAGCCTACGGATCGTCAGCTGCGGCTCAATTGCAGTACGACTACTACGACGAGGAGTATGATTTGGATGGGGAAAACAGCTGGATGGCGCCTAGAATTGGATCGGCTGAGTCGTCGCCAAAGAGAGGTGTCCACTGGGTGCTTATTGGAGACCCGGGGGTGAAGAAACATGTGTACGCCGAGCGTTTGTGGAAGCTTCTAGAAGTTCCTCACATTTCTATGGGAAGTCTTGTTAGACAAGAGCTTAACCCTCGCTCCTCTCTCTACAAACag ATTGCAAATGCTGTAAACGAAGGAAAGCTTGTTCGAGAGGATGTAATATTTGCATTGCTCTCGAAGAGGCTGGAAGAAGGATACTATAGAGGGGAAAACGGCTTCATTCTAGATGGAATTCCTCGCACAAGGATCCAAGCT GAGATTCTTGATCAAATTGTGGACATCGATCTAGTTGTGAATTTTAAGTGCACTGAAGAGCACTTGGTTAAAAAGAATCTGGACGGGGAAGCCTTTTCTTCTCGCTGGGAGTTTCTTAGCACGAGGAGTTCCAGGTTTTCCACGGTTGAAGCTACCGCCGCCTGGAATGAAAAATTCCGAATCTACGCTGGGCAG GAAACAGAAGAAACTTGTTGA
- the LOC123196353 gene encoding ribosome-recycling factor, translated as MAMYLRRAISHRNTILLLRNGTSALQSYRNLSHFLCSRNSGVFGTHCNDPTISSLEFLRDSRRGFAKAKKSKDDSASGSTVEVVDIGPTIKEAAVSQMDAAIIALSRELTKLRTGRASPGMLDHIIVETGGVKMPLNHLAVVSVLDSKTLSINPYDPNTVKELEKAIVSSPLGLNPKVDGERLIAAIPPLTKEHIQAMCKLVTKTCEDVKQSIRRARQKALDTMKKAGSSFPKDEAKRLEKEVDELTKKFVKSAEDMCKAKEKEIVQG; from the exons ATGGCTATGTATCTGAGAAGAGCAATCTCTCATCGGAACACAATTTTACTTCTTAGAAATGGAACCTCTGCTCTTCAGTCCTACAGAAACCTGTCTCACTTTCTCTGCTCTCGCAATTCTGGGGTCTTTGGAACCCATTGCAATGACCCCACTATTTCTTCTCTAGAGTTTCTGCGAGATTCTCGCCGGGGTTTTGCCAAAGCCAAAAAGTCGA AGGATGATTCTGCTTCTGGGAGTACAGTTGAAGTTGTGGATATTGGGCCTACCATTAAAGAAGCTGCTGTCTCACAGATGGATGCAGCAATAATTGCTTTGTCACGAGAATTAACCAAACTAAGAACAGGAAGGGCATCTCCAG GAATGCTTGATCACATCATTGTAGAAACTGGTGGCGTGAAGATGCCCTTGAACCATTTAGCTGTCGTTTCAGTCTTAGATTCTAAAACCTTATCGATAAATCCTTATGATCCAAAT ACTGTAAAAGAGTTAGAGAAAGCCATTGTTTCATCTCCACTAGGGTTGAATCCTAAAGTGGATGGGGAGCGGTTGATTGCAGCTATTCCACC ATTAACCAAAGAGCACATACAG GCTATGTGTAAGTTGGTAACAAAAACTTGTGAAGATGTTAAACAGAGTATAAGAAGAGCTCGGCAGAAG GCACTGGATACAATGAAGAAAGCTGGTTCAAGTTTTCCCAAAGATGAAGCAAAGAGACTGGAGAAAGAG GTAGATGAGTTAACTAAGAAGTTTGTCAAATCAGCGGAAGACATGTGCAAGGCAAAAGAGAAGGAAATCGTGCAAGGCTGA
- the LOC123196342 gene encoding probable adenylate kinase 7, mitochondrial isoform X1, producing MVGLTRPRAAALLLCQLCKTRAYGSSAAAQLQYDYYDEEYDLDGENSWMAPRIGSAESSPKRGVHWVLIGDPGVKKHVYAERLWKLLEVPHISMGSLVRQELNPRSSLYKQIANAVNEGKLVREDVIFALLSKRLEEGYYRGENGFILDGIPRTRIQAEILDQIVDIDLVVNFKCTEEHLVKKNLDGEAFSSRWEFLSTRSSRFSTVEATAAWNEKFRIYAGQALEDYYRKQKKLVDFQVGGAPGETCQGLLAALHLQHSNTVSDSPKLTA from the exons ATGGTCGGACTTACCAGACCGAGAGCTGCCGCGTTGCTGCTCTGCCAACTGTGTAAAACCAGAGCCTACGGATCGTCAGCTGCGGCTCAATTGCAGTACGACTACTACGACGAGGAGTATGATTTGGATGGGGAAAACAGCTGGATGGCGCCTAGAATTGGATCGGCTGAGTCGTCGCCAAAGAGAGGTGTCCACTGGGTGCTTATTGGAGACCCGGGGGTGAAGAAACATGTGTACGCCGAGCGTTTGTGGAAGCTTCTAGAAGTTCCTCACATTTCTATGGGAAGTCTTGTTAGACAAGAGCTTAACCCTCGCTCCTCTCTCTACAAACag ATTGCAAATGCTGTAAACGAAGGAAAGCTTGTTCGAGAGGATGTAATATTTGCATTGCTCTCGAAGAGGCTGGAAGAAGGATACTATAGAGGGGAAAACGGCTTCATTCTAGATGGAATTCCTCGCACAAGGATCCAAGCT GAGATTCTTGATCAAATTGTGGACATCGATCTAGTTGTGAATTTTAAGTGCACTGAAGAGCACTTGGTTAAAAAGAATCTGGACGGGGAAGCCTTTTCTTCTCGCTGGGAGTTTCTTAGCACGAGGAGTTCCAGGTTTTCCACGGTTGAAGCTACCGCCGCCTGGAATGAAAAATTCCGAATCTACGCTGGGCAG GCATTGGAAGATTACTACAGGAAACAGAAGAAACTTGTTGACTTTCAAGTGGGAGGGGCACCTGGTGAAACCTGCCAAGGCTTGTTGGCTGCATTACACCTACAGCATTCGAATACTGTTAGTGATTCACCTAAGCTGACGGCATGA
- the LOC123196340 gene encoding uncharacterized protein LOC123196340, with protein sequence MVLGLSAKNRKDATVHVDYLIHIQEIKPWPPSESLRSLRSVMIQWENGDRNSGSTKAVVPSLGSVVGEGRIEFNESFRLPVTLVREMNIKNKDAATFQKNFLEFNLYEPRREKTQLLATAIVNLSDYGIVKETLSLNVPMNSKRNYKNTAQPVLIIKIQRVDKAVSRTGSSLTDGLSKDASLDKNGGESVSSLMHEEYAEEAEVASFTDDDVSSHSSLATSSSAVELNNDLPPQNEKTGLVKSSDSRGGRREHDLASKLLQEKSNIKPQISSHENQRASSSRFSSIDLCSELESLVNGNALVFDSPNSSSVIPNNVEAQNVTSLPSFANGHAKRNTRMGSDEHEDLPQEVQKKEHDLASKLLPEKSNIKPHIPSHENQRASSSRSSSIDLCSELESLVNGNALVFDSANSASVIPNNVAAQNITSLPSFSNGHAKKNTNMRSDEHEDLPQEVQKKFPNGQSANNGDAEQNSQQISSNHFLVGKIDSKKIEYSQVNGKDDEKTCKTEQGSMDGAAKTDDDCNSLMEDMKRMEQDNSGLEREKSEQKRHSLGGEALNFYSLGATSDQISPGNDSLSSSRENFGMMGNILKSDRLKHVKSVRSSPDMARGNGLDINNHNNEVKENGFLGDSQNIVGSFGSSERKDAKVYPKDTKSAILEGKIQQLEHKIKTLEAELREAAAAEAALYSVVAEHGSSMSKVHAPARRLSRLYLHACKENSQSRRASAAKSAISGLVLVAKACGNDVPRLTFWLSNSVVLRTIISQATGDLEQPFSAHQSMERNGDQSGNNKISSPLKWEESSPGKKGSKDVVCGGFGDLDDPQSFLSALQKVEAWIFSRTVESIWWQILTPLMQSAATKAVDRGPGSDSRKNLGRTCSSRDQDQVNFSLGHWKKAFKDACERLCPVRAGGHECGCLHLLVKLIMEQCVARLDVAMFNAILRESDDEIPTDPVSDPISDFKVLPIPAGKSSFGAGAQLKNAIGSWSRFLSDLIGMDDDELPSDDNEDDEDDERHDASFKSFRLLNALSDLMMLPKDMLLSRSVRKEVCPTFGVSLIKRVVENFVPDEFCPDPIPKVVLEALEDEDSLECGEESITNFPCTAAPPLYVPPSVDSVSSVIGEFGSPSQLRRSGSSVVRKANTSDDELDELNSPLTSILIDGSRSSPFPSRPSWISRGNNSQNAIRYELLRDIWMSCE encoded by the exons ATGGTTCTTGGTCTAAGTGCAAAGAACAGGAAAGATGCTACCGTTCATGTTGATTATTTAATCCATATTCAGGAGATTAAGCCATGGCCGCCGTCAGAATCGCTAAGATCACTTCGGTCTGTCATGATTCAGTGGGAAAATGGTGATAGAAATTCTGGTTCTACTAAAGCAGTTGTACCTTCGCTGGGATCTGTTGTTGGAGAGGGCAGAATTGAATTCAATGAGTCATTTAGGCTACCTGTGACGCTGGTGAGGGAGATGAATATTAAAAACAAGGATGCCGCTACATTCCAGAagaattttttagagtttaactTGTATGAGCCTCGAAGGGAAAAAACTCAGTTGTTAGCGACTGCTATTGTCAATTTGTCAGATTATGGTATTGTTAAAGAGACATTGAGTCTGAATGTCCCAATGAACAGCAAGAGGAACTATAAAAACACAGCTCAACCAGTTTTGATCATTAAAATCCAGAGAGTAGATAAAGCCGTCAGTCGCACAGGCTCCTCCTTGACGGATGGTTTATCAAAAGATGCTTCATTGGATAAGAATGGTGGTGAATCTGTTTCATCATTGATGCATGAAGAGTATGCTGAGGAAGCTGAGGTTGCTTCTTTTACTGATGATGATGTTTCCTCACACTCATCTTTGGCTACTTCATCTTCAGCTGTtgagttaaataatgatttacCTCCTCAAAATGAAAAG ACTGGATTAGTCAAATCGTCTGATAGCAGAGGTGGTAGAAGAGAGCATGACCTAGCTTCAAAACTACTACaggaaaaatcaaatataaagcCACAGATATCATCACATGAAAATCAGAGGGCCAGTTCATCTCGCTTCTCATCAATAGATTTATGTTCTGAACTCGAGAGCCTAGTAAATGGTAATGCTTTGGTGTTTGACTCTCCTAACTCCAGTTCAGTGATTCCAAATAATGTAGAAGCCCAGAATGTTACTTCTCTGCCATCCTTCGCCAATGGACATGCTAAGAGGAACACCAGGATGGGAAGTGATGAGCATGAAGATTTGCCACAGGAGGTTCAGAAAAAGGAGCATGACCTAGCTTCAAAGCTACTGCCAGAAAAATCCAATATAAAGCCACATATACCATCACATGAAAATCAGAGGGCCAGTTCATCTCGCTCATCATCAATAGATTTATGTTCTGAACTTGAGAGCCTGGTAAATGGTAATGCTTTGGTGTTCGACTCTGCTAACTCTGCTTCAGTGATCCCAAATAATGTAGCAGCCCAGAATATAACTTCTCTGCCATCCTTTTCTAATGGACATGCTAAGAAGAACACCAACATGAGAAGTGATGAGCATGAAGATTTGCCACAGGAGGTTCAGAAAAAGTTTCCTAATGGACAATCTGCTAATAATGGTGATGCTGAACAAAACAGTCAGCAAATTTCATCCAATCATTTTTTGGTTGGCAAGATTGACTCTAAAAAAATTGAGTATTCTCAAGTAAATGGAAAGGATGATGAAAAAACTTGTAAAACTGAGCAAGGTTCAATGGATGGGGCTGCAAAAACAGATGATGACTGCAATAGTCTTATGGAGGACATGAAGAGGATGGAACAAGACAACAGTGGGCTGGAAAGAGAAAAATCTGAACAGAAAAGACATTCCTTGGGAGGTGAAGCactaaatttttattcactAGGTGCAACCAGTGACCAAATTTCACCAGGAAATGATTCACTTTCTTCAAGCAGGGAAAATTTTGGAATGATGGGCAATATCTTAAAAAGTGACAGATTAAAGCATGTGAAGTCTGTTAGATCATCCCCAGACATGGCTAGAGGCAACGGGTTAGatattaataatcataataatgaAGTGAAGGAAAATGGTTTTTTGGGAGATTCCCAAAATATTGTGGGAAGCTTCGGGAGTAGTGAAAGAAAAGATGCTAAGGTTTATCCAAAGGATACCAAAAGTGCTATTTTGGAAGGCAAAATCCAGCAGCTGGAGCACAAGATAAAAACACTTGAGGCAGAGCTGCGAGAAGCTGCTGCTGCAGAAGCTGCTCTATACTCAGTAGTTGCGGAGCATGGAAGTTCCATGAGCAAGGTCCATGCTCCTGCGCGGCGTCTTTCAAGGCTCTATCTTCATGCTTGCAAAGAAAATTCCCAATCAAGGAGAGCTAGTGCGGCAAAAAGTGCCATATCAGGATTAGTTTTGGTTGCAAAAGCTTGTGGAAATGATGTTCCTAG GTTGACATTTTGGTTGTCAAATTCTGTCGTGCTGAGAACAATTATAAGCCAAGCCACTGGGGACCTAGAGCAACCATTTTCTGCACATCAATCCATGGAAAGGAATGGTGATCAAAGTGGAAACAACAAGATATCATCTCCATTAAAATGGGAGGAATCTTCTCCTGGCAAAAAGGGAAGCAAAGATGTAGTATGTGGAGGTTTTGGTGACTTGGATGACCCACAATCATTTTTATCAGCGCTGCAAAAGGTTGAAGCTTGGATCTTCTCCCGAACTGTAGAATCTATATGGTGGCAG ATTCTGACTCCACTCATGCAGTCTGCTGCCACGAAGGCAGTTGATAGAGGTCCTGGCTCTGACTCTAGGAAAAACCTTGGAAGGACATGTAGTTCTAGGGATCAAGACCAAGTGAACTTTTCACTGGGCCACTGGAAGAAAGCTTTCAAGGATGCCTGTGAAAGACTTTGTCCTGTTCGAGCTGGAGGGCACGAATGTGGTTGCCTTCATTTGTTGGTGAAATTG ATAATGGAACAATGTGTGGCTAGATTAGATGTGGCTATGTTCAATGCCATTCTTCGTGAATCTGATGATGAGATTCCAACTGATCCTGTGTCTGACCCAATTAGTGATTTCAAGGTCCTTCCAATTCCAGCTGGTAAATCAAGTTTTGGGGCTGGTGCTCAACTCAAAAATGCA ATTGGAAGTTGGTCTAGATTTCTGAGTGATCTAATTGGCATGGATGACGATGAGCTACCAAGCGATGAtaatgaagatgatgaggatgatgagAGACATGATGCATCCTTCAAGTCTTTCCGCCTCCTTAATGCACTGAGTGATCTCATGATGCTTCCAAAGGACATGCTGTTGAGCAGAAGTGTCAGGAAAGAG GTGTGCCCCACTTTCGGTGTGTCATTGATCAAGAGAGtggttgaaaattttgttcCAGATGAGTTCTGCCCTGATCCCATTCCTAAGGTTGTTCTTGAGGCCCTGGAGGATGAG GATTCCCTTGAATGCGGGGAAGAATCTATCACAAACTTCCCATGTACAGCAGCTCCTCCACTCTATGTGCCGCCTTCTGTGGATTCTGTTTCAAGTGTAATTGGAGAGTTTGGAAGCCCATCTCAGCTGAGAAGAAGTGGATCCTCAGTAGTCAGAAAAGCAAATACTAGCGATGATGAACTTGACGAACTGAATTCTCCTTTGACATCAATCTTGATTGATGGTTCCCGATCTTcaccatttccatcaagaccCAGCTGGATATCGAGGGGCAATAACAGTCAAAACGCTATCAGGTATGAACTGCTCCGCGACATCTGGATGAGCTGTGAATAA